The following proteins are co-located in the Neodiprion virginianus isolate iyNeoVirg1 chromosome 6, iyNeoVirg1.1, whole genome shotgun sequence genome:
- the LOC124308177 gene encoding sodium channel protein para isoform X3: MSEDSDSISEEERSLFRPFTRESLAAIEARIAEEYAKQKELEKKRAEGEVRYDDEDEDEGPQPDPMLEQGAPIPVRLHSEFPPELASTPLEDIDSFYHNQRTFVVVSKGKDIFRFSATDALWILDPFNPIRRVAIYILVHPLFSLFIITTILVNCILMIMPTTPTIESTEVIFTGIYTFESAVKVMARGFILQPFTYLRDAWNWLDFVVIALAYVTMGIDLGNLAALRTFRVLRALKTVAIVPGLKTIVGAVIESVKNLRDVIILTMFSLSVFALMGLQIYMGVLTQKCIKNFPEDGSWGNLTDENWERFVSNETNWYVDEGGNMPLCGNSSGAGMCDPGYTCLQGYGSNPNYGYTSFDTFGWALLSAFRLMTQDYWENLYQLVLRSAGPWHMLFFIVIIFLGSFYLVNLILAIVAMSYDELQKKAEEEEAAEEEAIREAEEAALAKESKLAAHAAAREAAAAAAAADQIVKSPSDFSCHSYELFVGQEKGNDDNNKERMSIRSVESVSEHRVKPPNNNHSSASNKVRKVSAASLSLPGSPFNLRRGSRGSHQFTIRNGRGRFVGPPGGDRKPLVLSTYLDAQEHLPYADDSNAVTPMSEENGTIVVPVYYASLGSRHSSYTSHASRLSYTSHGDLLGGIAGAGKPMTKESRLRSRSARPPSGNGHVNDQNHKHFYEGDMEDPMGKVKQQDNPFIEPSQQHAVVDMKDVMVLSDIIEQAAGRQSKASDHGVSIYYFPTEDDEEGPAFKEKLLALCLRGIDIFCVWDCCWVWLKFQEFVALVVFDPFVELFITLCIVVNTLFMALDHHAMDPDMDRVLKSGNYFFTTTFGIEATMKLIAMSPKYYFQEGWNIFDFIIVALSLLELGLEGVQGLSVLRSFRLLRVFKLAKSWPTLNLLISIMGRTVGALGNLTFVLCIIIFIFAVMGMQLFGKNYTDNVDRFPDGDLPRWNFTDFMHSFMIVFRVLCGEWIESMWDCMLVGDVSCIPFFLATVVIGNLVVLNLFLALLLSNFGSSNLSAPTADNDTNKIAEAIDRIARFIQWVKRSLFNLFKMMRAKFTNQISDQAPDGIDRDGDLDLADGELDGYRDKKNAKDLNNQLEVAIGDGMEFTIHGDLKNKLKKGKLCMNNTKAIGNSINHHDNRMEHEYLNHHEEDTISHKSYGSHNNRPFKDESHKGSVDSLDGEEKKDASKEDLDQEGSLLDLEEDGEEGEEELHGIIRTDEEIIEADYPADCCPDNCYKKFPFLAGDDDAPFWQGWANLRLKTFQLIENKYFETAVITMILLSSLALALEDVHLSSRPILQDILYYMDRIFTVIFFIEMLIKWLALGFKKYFTNAWCWLDFIIVMVSLINFVASLCGAGGIQAFKTMRTLRALRPLRAMSRMQGMRVVVNALVQAIPSIFNVLLVCLIFWLIFAIMGVQLFAGKYFKCVDANKTTLSHEIIPDRNACIAENYTWENSPMNFDHVGKAYLCLFQVATFKGWIQIMNDAIDSRDVNKQPIRETNIYMYLYFVFFIIFGSFFTLNLFIGVIIDNFNEQKKKAGGSLEMFMTEDQKKYYNAMKKMGSKKPLKAIPRPRWRPQAIVFEIVTDKKFDMIIMLFIGLNMLTMTLDHYQQSKTFSDVLDYLNMIFIVIFTSECLMKIFALRYHYFKEPWNLFDFVVVILSILGLVLSDIIEKYFVSPTLLRVVRVAKVGRVLRLVKGAKGIRTLLFALAMSLPALFNICLLLFLVMFIFAIFGMSFFMHVKDKSGLDDVYNFKTFTQSMILLFQMSTSAGWDGVLDGIINEEDCQEPNNEIGYPGNCGSSTIGIAYLLSYLVISFLIVINMYIAVILENYSQATEDVQEGLTDDDYDMYYEIWQQFDPDGTQYIRYEQLSDFLDVLEPPLQIHKPNKYKIVSMDIPICKGDLMFCVDILDALTKDFFARKGNPIEETTELGEVQARPDEAGYEPVSSTLWRQREEYCARLIQNAWRKHKQQRLGGPSEESDDPDTDPRGRQTAVLVESDGFVTKNGHRVVIHSRSPSVTSRTADV, translated from the exons ATGTCCGAAGACTCTGACTCCATATCAGAGGAAGAACGCAGCTTGTTCCGTCCGTTTACACGGGAATCTCTGGCAGCAATCGAGGCTCGTATCGCCGAAGAATATGCCAAGCAGAAAGAGCTCGAGAAGAAGCGTGCCGAGGGCGAG GTACGAtacgacgacgaagacgaagatGAGGGACCTCAGCCGGACCCGATGTTGGAGCAAGGTGCGCCCATCCCGGTGCGACTACACAGCGAATTCCCTCCGGAACTTGCTTCCACTCCTCTTGAGGATATTGACAGCTTCTACCATAATCAGAGG ACGTTCGTGGTCGTCAGCAAAGGCAAGGACATATTCAGGTTTTCGGCGACGGATGCGCTGTGGATCTTGGATCCCTTCAATCCAATCAGACGGGTGGCCATCTACATTTTGGTCCACCCGTTGTTCTCCCTTTTCATCATCACCACAATTCTGGTTAACTGCATACTCATGATCATGCCCACAACGCCCACCATCGAGTCAACCGA AGTGATATTTACGGGCATCTACACATTTGAGTCCGCCGTTAAGGTGATGGCGAGGGGTTTCATTCTGCAGCCTTTTACCTATCTTAGAGATGCATGGAATTGGCTCGACTTCGTAGTAATAGCTTTAGC TTATGTGACCATGGGCATAGATCTAGGAAACCTTGCTGCTCTGAGGACATTTCGAGTCCTTCGAGCCTTGAAGACTGTCGCTATTGTACCAG GTCTGAAAACGATCGTCGGTGCCGTCATAGAATCCGTTAAAAATCTGAGGGACGTAATAATCCTCACCATGTTCTCGTTGTCCGTATTTGCGCTGATGGGTCTACAGATATACATGGGTGTTCTTACCcaaaagtgtataaaaaatttcccggAGGATGGCTCGTGGGGCAATCTTACCGATGAGAATTGGGAACGATTCGTCAGTAACGAGA CAAATTGGTACGTGGACGAAGGTGGGAACATGCCCTTGTGTGGCAATTCATCTGGAGCTGG GATGTGCGATCCCGGTTACACCTGTTTGCAAGGGTATGGCTCGAATCCCAACTACGGATACACCAGCTTCGACACCTTCGGCTGGGCGTTACTCTCCGCTTTTCGTCTGATGACGCAAGACTACTGGGAAAACCTTTACCAGCTCGTTCTGAGGTCAGCCGGACCGTGGCACATGCTCTTCTTTATCGTTATCATTTTCCTTGGTTCGTTTTATCTCGTCAACTTGATCCTCGCCATCGTCGCCATGTCGTACGACGAGTTACAGAAGAAAGCCGAGGAGGAAGAGGCTGCCGAGGAGGAAGCGATCAGG GAAGCTGAGGAGGCGGCACTGGCGAAAGAATCCAAACTTGCAGCTCATGCTGCAGCAAGAGAAGCAGCGGCGGCAGCTGCGGCTGCGGATCAGATAGTCAAATCACCATCCGACTTCTCTTGCCACAGTTACGAGCTGTTTGTTGGACAAGAAAAAGGCAACGACGACAACAACAAGGAGAGAATGAGCATACGTTCCGTTGAGTCGGTGAGCGAACACAGAGTGAAGCCACCCAACAACAATCACAGCAGTGCCTCGAACAAAGTCCGAAAAGTCAGTGCC GCTAGCCTCAGTCTACCAGGGTCTCCCTTCAATCTGAGAAGAGGAAGCCGAGGGAGTCATCAGTTCACGATACGAAACGGCCGAGGAAGATTCGTCGGTCCTCCAGGCGGGGACCGGAAGCCCCTCGTTCTTTCGACGTACCTCGACGCCCAGGAACATCTGCCCTACGCCGATGACTCGAACGCCGTAACGCCGATGTCCGAAGAAAATGGCACCATCGTTGTTCCCGTCTACTACGCAAGCCTCGGCTCCCGACACTCGTCCTACACGTCGCACGCCTCCAGGTTATCCTACACCTCCCACGGGGATCTTCTCGGGGGTATCGCTGGCGCCGGGAAGCCGATGACCAAGGAAAGCCGTCTCAGGAGTAGGTCGGCCAGGCCTCCTTCGGGGAACGGTCACGTTAATGACCAGAACCATAAACACTTTTAC GAGGGAGACATGGAAGATCCAATGGGAAAAGTAAAGCAACAGGACAATCCGTTTATCGAACCCTCTCAACAGCACGCCGTTGTCGATATGAAAG ATGTTATGGTTCTGAGCGATATCATAGAACAGGCTGCGGGACGGCAGAGCAAAGCTTCGGATCATGGAG TTTCGATCTATTACTTTCCGACAGAGGACGACGAAGAAGGTCCTGCATTCAAGGAAAAATTATTGGCTCTATGCCTTCGTGGCATAGACATATTTTGTGTCTGGGATTGCTGTTGGGTTTGGCTAAAGTTTCAAGAGTTTGTCGCACTGGTCGTCTTCGATCCTTTCGTGGAGCTTTTCATCACGCTCTGTATCGTAGTCAACACACTCTTCATGGCCTTGGATCATCACGCCATGGACCCGGATATGGACAGGGTACTGAAGTCCGGAAACTac TTCTTCACAACCACCTTTGGCATCGAAGCAACCATGAAGCTGATCGCGATGAGCCCCAAGTATTACTTTCAGGAAGGGTGGAACATTTTCGACTTTATCATCGTGGCCTTGTCGCTGTTGGAGTTGGGTCTCGAGGGCGTTCAAGGATTGTCGGTGTTGCGTTCCTTCCGACTG CTGAGAGTCTTCAAGCTGGCAAAGTCTTGGCCTACGTTGAATCTGCTTATCTCCATCATGGGCAGAACGGTGGGTGCCTTGGGTAACCTGACCTTTGTCTTGTGCATTATCATCTTCATATTCGCCGTGATGGGCATGCAATTGTTCGGTAAAAATTACACCGACAACGTCGACCGATTCCCGGACGGAGATCTTCCTCGATGGAACTTCACCGACTTCATGCACTCCTTCATGATCGTATTTCGCGTGCTTTGCGGAGAATGGATCGAGTCTATGTGGGATTGTATGCTGGTTGGAGACGTATCCTGTATACCTTTCTTCCTGGCGACGGTGGTCATTGGTAACTTGGTC GTTCTCAACCTCTTCTTGGCCTTGCTCTTGAGCAACTTTGGTTCGTCGAATCTATCGGCACCTACGGCAGACAACGATACGAATAAAATCGCTGAAGCTATCGACAGGATAGCACGATTCATACAATGGGTGAAGAGAAGTCTGTTTAACCTGTTTAAAATGATGCGAGCCAAGTTCACCAATCAGATATCCGATCAGGCGCCAG ATGGAATCGATCGCGATGGAGATTTAGATCTAGCGGATGGTGAGCTAGATGGCTAcagagataagaaaaatgcTAAAGATCTTAACAATCAACTAGAAGTGGCTATTGGCGACGGCATGGAATTCACCATCCATG GAGAcctgaaaaacaaattgaaaaaggGAAAACTGTGTATGAACAATACGAAGGCGATCGGTAACTCAATAAATCATCACGACAATAGAATGGAACACGAGTACCTGAATCATCACGAGGAAGACACGATAAG TCATAAATCGTACGGTAGTCACAATAATCGTCCGTTCAAGGACGAGAGTCACAAAGGAAGTGTCGATTCGTTAGACGGCGAAGAGAAGAAAGACGCGAGCAAGGAAGATCTCGATCAGGAAGGTTCGTTACTAG ATCTAGAGGAAGACGGTGAAGAAGGCGAAGAGGAGCTGCACGGAATTATCCGGACTGACGAGGAGATAATCGAAGCCGACTATCCTGCTGACTGCTGCCCGGATAATTGTTACAAAAAGTTTCCGTTCCTGGCGGGTGATGACGACGCTCCTTTCTGGCAAGGATGGGCCAATTTGCGGCTGAAGACTTTCCAATTGATAGAAAACAAGTATTTCGAGACGGCCGTTATCACGATGATTCTGCTCAGCAGTTTGGCTCTG GCGTTGGAAGACGTCCATCTTTCGTCCAGACCGATTCTTCAGGATATACTGTACTACATGGATCGAATATTCACCGTAATTTTCTTCATCGAGATGTTGATAAAATGGCTCGCTCTGGGATTCAAAAAGTACTTCACTAACGCGTGGTGCTGGCTTGATTTCATCATCGTCATG GTCTCCCTCATTAACTTCGTAGCGTCGCTCTGTGGCGCAGGGGGAATTCAAGCCTTCAAAACAATGCGGACCCTAAGAGCCCTAAGACCGCTCAGGGCGATGTCTAGAATGCAGGGGATGCGG GTGGTTGTAAACGCTCTGGTGCAAGCAATTCCGTCTATCTTCAACGTGTTGCTGGTGTGCCTGATATTCTGGTTGATTTTCGCCATAATGGGGGTTCAGCTATTTGCTGGAAAGTACTTCAAG TGCGTGGATGCGAACAAAACGACGCTGAGCCACGAGATAATACCAGACAGAAATGCTTGTATAGCTGAAAATTACACCTGGGAAAATTCGCCGATGAATTTTGACCACGTCGGTAAAGCTTACCTGTGCCTTTTCCAAGTGGCAACGTTCAAGGGATGGATACAGATAATGAACGATGCGATCGACTCGAGAGAC GTGAATAAACAACCGATTCGCGAGACAAACATCTACATGTATCTCTACTTTGTCTTCTTTATTATATTCGGGTCATTCTTCACTCTGAATTTGTTTATCGGAGTTATCATCGACAACTTTAACGAGCAGAAGAAGAAGGCCGGCGGGTCGTTGGAAATGTTCATGACCGAGGATCAGAAGAAGTATTACAACGCCATGAAGAAAATGGGAAGCAAAAAACCACTCAAGGCTATACCACGACCTAGG tgGAGACCTCAAGCGATAGTGTTTGAAATAGTGACGGACAAGAAGTTTGATATGATAATCATGTTGTTCATCGGACTGAACATGTTGACAATGACACTGGATCATTACCAGCAAAGCAAAACATTCAGTGATGTGCTGGATTATCTAAACATGATATTCATAGTGATATTCACCAGCGAGTGTCTGATGAAGATATTCGCCCTTCGTTACCACTATTTCAAGGAGCCGTGGAACCTGTTTGATTTTGTTGTCGttatattatcaatattaG GTCTGGTACTCAGCGACATAATCGAAAAGTATTTCGTCTCACCGACGTTACTTCGTGTCGTTCGAGTGGCAAAAGTTGGTCGAGTACTTCGTTTGGTCAAGGGAGCCAAGGGCATAAGAACGCTGCTCTTCGCACTTGCCATGTCTCTACCGGCGCTCTTCAACATCTGTTTACTCCTCTTCCTGGTGATGTTCATCTTCGCCATATTCGGAATGTCCTTCTTCATGCACGTCAAGGACAAGAGCGGCCTCGACGACGTCTACAACTTCAAGACGTTCACGCAGTCGATGATACTGCTGTTCCAG ATGTCTACCTCGGCCGGTTGGGACGGGGTTCTGGACGGTATAATAAACGAGGAGGACTGCCAGGAGCCAAACAACGAGATCGGTTACCCCGGCAATTGCGGCTCGTCGACGATAGGAATAGCGTACCTCCTCTCGTACCTGGTGATAAGTTTCCTGATCGTGATAAACATGTACATCGCCGTTATCCTCGAGAACTACTCCCAAGCGACGGAGGACGTGCAGGAGGGTCTGACCGACGACGACTACGACATGTACTACGAGATATGGCAGCAGTTCGACCCCGACGGTACCCAGTACATAAGATACGAGCAGCTCTCTGACTTCTTGGACGTGCTAGAGCCGCCGTTGCAGATACACAAGCCGAACAAGTACAAGATTGTGTCGATGGATATCCCCATATGTAAGGGCGACCTTATGTTTTGCGTGGACATTCTCGATGCACTCACAAAGGACTTCTTCGCGAGAAAGGGCAATCCTATCGAGGAGACGACCGAGCTCGGCGAGGTGCAAGCAAGACCGGACGAGGCGGGCTACGAGCCCGTCTCTTCGACCTTGTGGCGTCAGCGTGAAGAGTACTGCGCTCGGCTGATCCAGAACGCCTGGCGCAAGCACAAACAGCAAAGGCTCGGGGGGCCGAGCGAGGAGAGCGACGACCCGGACACCGACCCCCGGGGGCGGCAGACGGCTGTCCTCGTGGAGAGCGACGGCTTCGTAACGAAGAACGGGCATCGGGTCGTCATCCACAGCCGTTCGCCCAGCGTCACATCGCGCACGGCGGATGTCTGA